One window of Flavobacteriales bacterium genomic DNA carries:
- a CDS encoding choice-of-anchor B family protein, which yields MKKLLILLILTFSFSVFSQSSSNISLVGSLDYPGTKGNDVWGYVDSTGTEYALVGLQNGFSVVNLSVPSNPTESFFIPGVQSIWRDIKVWGHYAYVTADEGSDGLLIVDLNDMTGGTYLYTNNDYSGNFMFSKAHNIYIDEFGKAYIFGGNVGGSSQNNAGALILDVTDVSLEQGNIVLPEILGLFDDFYLHDGMARGDTLWGSAVYEGYFFAIDVSNPSNPVIFNDSLAFHETPNAFTHNCWISDDGKTLFTTDEKSGAYIAAYDVSDLSNIQEIDRIRSSPEIATVIPHNVHVYGDFLVTSYYRDGIVIHDISHPSNMVEVGHYDAFSGGGDGFDGSWGAYPYLPSGLVLSVEINSGPNGEGQLLVLDPEYERAAFLEGLVKDSLSGNPIPNATIRILTYNIISASTNLSGNYFMGIDNANTYDVEYSKDGYFTDTLEVTLVNGEIVVQNIALLPKESFSKTGKIVDSQGNGIPNCNLMISSNFFNDSLTTNQLGEFILDTLYQSDYTFYYGSWGYRTKCDVLTISNDSLPLLLNLEDSYYDDFTFDFGWLVSGNSSSGVWEIGNPNPTIENGEIYNPSDDISGDCYSNALVTGNALGGGATADDVDDGYTLVTSPIFDLTTYNNPTVRYFEWFANGSGWSDGDDSLSVYLSNGMTSKLVSTTIGQLNNQWIEKNINISQFIIPTSEMRISFKVSDYNPYNHLVEAGIDGFEVYEDNSVSTNYDLAIDDFIYPNPAENQINISIVGLKNIYNLSGKLLLSTNENVIDVSMLKAGVYFINTNEQFYKFVKL from the coding sequence ATGAAAAAGCTATTAATTCTACTAATTCTAACCTTTTCCTTTTCTGTTTTTTCACAAAGTAGTAGCAACATATCTCTTGTTGGTTCTTTAGATTATCCAGGTACGAAAGGTAATGATGTTTGGGGCTATGTAGATTCTACTGGTACTGAGTATGCTTTGGTAGGACTGCAAAATGGTTTTTCAGTGGTAAATTTATCAGTCCCATCTAATCCTACAGAATCATTTTTCATTCCAGGAGTTCAATCCATTTGGAGAGATATTAAAGTATGGGGGCATTACGCTTATGTTACTGCCGATGAAGGCTCAGATGGTCTGTTAATTGTTGACTTGAACGATATGACTGGGGGTACATACCTGTATACAAATAATGATTACTCAGGCAATTTTATGTTCTCAAAAGCCCATAACATTTATATAGATGAATTTGGTAAAGCCTATATATTTGGAGGTAATGTAGGTGGAAGTTCTCAAAACAATGCTGGTGCGCTTATTTTAGATGTAACTGACGTTTCTTTAGAACAAGGTAATATTGTGTTGCCAGAAATTTTAGGCTTATTCGATGACTTCTACTTACATGATGGTATGGCTCGTGGTGATACCCTTTGGGGCTCAGCAGTTTATGAAGGTTACTTTTTTGCTATAGATGTTTCAAACCCTTCAAATCCAGTAATTTTTAATGATAGTCTAGCCTTTCATGAAACGCCTAACGCCTTTACTCACAACTGTTGGATTTCTGATGATGGTAAAACCTTATTTACTACTGATGAGAAAAGTGGTGCATACATAGCGGCATATGATGTTTCAGACTTGAGTAATATTCAAGAGATTGATAGAATTCGTTCATCTCCAGAAATAGCTACAGTTATTCCACATAACGTACATGTTTACGGGGATTTTCTCGTCACTTCATATTATAGAGATGGTATAGTTATACATGATATTTCTCACCCCAGCAATATGGTGGAGGTAGGGCATTATGATGCCTTTTCAGGAGGAGGAGATGGCTTTGATGGTTCGTGGGGTGCATACCCTTATTTACCATCTGGACTAGTGCTATCTGTAGAAATAAATAGTGGTCCAAATGGAGAAGGACAACTTTTAGTTCTTGACCCTGAATATGAAAGAGCAGCTTTTCTAGAAGGTCTAGTCAAAGACTCACTCTCTGGAAATCCTATACCCAATGCGACCATTAGAATTTTAACCTATAATATTATTAGTGCTTCTACAAACTTATCTGGTAATTACTTTATGGGTATAGATAACGCAAACACCTATGATGTAGAGTATAGTAAAGACGGTTATTTTACTGATACATTAGAAGTCACTTTAGTTAACGGAGAAATTGTAGTTCAAAACATAGCTTTATTACCAAAGGAATCTTTTTCTAAAACAGGTAAAATTGTAGATAGTCAAGGTAACGGTATTCCTAATTGTAATTTGATGATTTCTAGCAACTTTTTTAATGACTCATTAACAACCAATCAGCTAGGTGAGTTTATACTAGACACGCTTTATCAGTCAGACTACACCTTTTATTATGGTAGTTGGGGTTATCGTACAAAATGCGATGTTCTTACTATATCAAATGATAGCTTACCTTTACTATTAAATTTAGAGGATTCATATTATGATGATTTTACCTTTGATTTTGGTTGGCTTGTTAGTGGTAACTCATCGAGTGGTGTTTGGGAAATAGGAAATCCTAATCCTACTATTGAAAATGGTGAAATCTATAATCCAAGTGATGATATTTCTGGTGATTGTTACAGCAATGCTTTAGTTACAGGAAATGCTTTAGGAGGTGGAGCCACAGCAGATGATGTAGATGACGGCTATACCTTAGTAACTTCACCAATATTTGATTTAACAACTTATAATAATCCTACAGTAAGGTACTTTGAATGGTTTGCTAATGGAAGCGGTTGGTCAGATGGTGATGATTCCCTAAGTGTGTACCTTTCTAATGGTATGACCTCAAAACTAGTTTCAACTACTATTGGACAATTGAATAACCAATGGATAGAGAAAAATATTAATATTTCTCAATTTATAATTCCTACATCCGAAATGAGAATTTCATTTAAGGTTTCTGATTACAACCCATACAATCATTTGGTAGAAGCTGGTATAGATGGATTTGAAGTTTATGAAGACAATTCTGTATCTACTAACTATGATTTAGCCATTGACGATTTTATATATCCTAATCCAGCCGAAAATCAGATTAATATTTCCATTGTCGGATTAAAGAATATATACAATCTTTCTGGCAAGTTACTTCTTTCAACTAATGAAAATGTTATTGATGTCTCAATGTTAAAAGCAGGAGTGTATTTTATAAATACCAACGAACAATTTTATAAATTCGTTAAATTATAA
- a CDS encoding DNA gyrase/topoisomerase IV subunit A: MVENNSEHNNLPQDISHVNGMYRNWFLDYASYVILERSVPLIEDGLKPVQRRILHALKDLDDGRFHKVANVVGHSMKYHPHGDASIYDAMVQIGQKDILLDLQGNWGNTLTGDSAAAARYIEVKLSKFALEVVYNAKITEFTPSYDGRGKEPVALPVKFPLLLAQGVEGIAVGLSTKVLPHNFNELIDASIKILKGSKPKIYPDFPNGGQADFSNYNDGKRGGKVRVRARISVLDSKTLKISELPHGTTTVSLINSILKANDKGKIKIKKIDDNTSEGVEILVYLHPGISPDKTIDALYSFTDCELAISPLGCVIDRDTPRFMGVSEMLQVSTQNTLELLKKELEINLKELQEKWHFSSLEKIFIENRIYRDIEECETWESVIQAIDKGLKPFTTHLLREVTQDDIVRLTEIKIKRISKFDSFKADEDILKLEEQIAVIKNHLANLVDYAVDYFKNLKKKYGEHRDRRTEIKTFDNIIATKVVAKNQKLYVNKEEGFIGTSMRKDEFVCNCSDIDEIIVFRKDGKVVVTKVDKKTFVGKNIIHVAVFKKKDDRTTYNMIYTNGVTKNSYMKRFHITSSTRDKEYDLTKNGKGEVIYFSANPNGEAEKVTVHLRALQRLKKLKIDIDFSELAIKGKLSMGNLVCKTPIKKIELKEEGVSTLSARKIWFDDVINKLNIEERGKYLGKFEADDKILVVQKSGVLQLINFDLGRHFNDDILLIEKWKKERPLTAVYFDNAKDCYYVKRFLAVNNDKATSIISDSKGSFLEIITSHPAPELDISFIKERGKERKEENIILNDFIAIKGENAQGNKLSSKKVHKLTLIEKEIEEEVVVDDVSASELSDEKNESEPIENETDSETKIIIDEDSTDNQFKLEL; this comes from the coding sequence ATAGTGGAAAATAATTCAGAACATAACAATTTGCCACAAGACATTTCTCACGTCAATGGAATGTATAGGAATTGGTTTTTGGACTATGCTTCTTATGTTATTTTAGAACGTTCTGTCCCCTTAATTGAAGATGGTCTTAAGCCAGTACAAAGACGTATTCTTCATGCTTTAAAAGACTTAGATGATGGCCGTTTTCATAAAGTTGCCAATGTAGTAGGTCATTCTATGAAATACCACCCGCATGGAGATGCTTCTATCTACGATGCTATGGTTCAAATCGGTCAAAAGGATATACTTCTTGACTTACAAGGAAACTGGGGAAATACCCTGACTGGAGATAGTGCAGCGGCAGCTAGATACATTGAAGTAAAACTATCCAAATTTGCACTAGAAGTAGTGTACAATGCCAAGATTACAGAGTTTACTCCATCGTATGATGGGAGAGGAAAAGAACCTGTCGCTTTACCTGTCAAATTCCCATTATTATTAGCTCAAGGTGTTGAAGGTATAGCAGTAGGTTTATCGACAAAAGTATTACCCCACAACTTCAATGAATTAATTGATGCCTCGATTAAAATTTTAAAAGGTAGCAAACCCAAAATATATCCAGATTTTCCAAATGGTGGACAAGCAGATTTTTCTAACTATAATGACGGTAAGCGAGGAGGAAAAGTCAGAGTCAGAGCTAGAATTTCAGTTTTAGACAGTAAGACACTTAAAATTAGTGAACTACCGCATGGAACCACAACAGTTTCTTTGATAAACTCTATTCTCAAAGCTAACGATAAAGGAAAAATTAAGATTAAAAAAATAGATGATAATACTTCTGAAGGTGTCGAAATTTTAGTCTATTTACATCCAGGAATTTCACCAGACAAAACTATCGATGCCTTATATAGTTTTACAGATTGTGAATTAGCCATTTCCCCATTAGGCTGTGTTATTGACAGAGACACTCCACGTTTTATGGGAGTTAGTGAGATGCTACAAGTATCGACACAGAATACCCTTGAGTTGTTAAAAAAGGAGTTGGAAATAAACCTTAAAGAGCTACAAGAAAAATGGCATTTTTCCTCTTTAGAAAAGATATTCATTGAAAATCGTATCTACAGAGATATTGAAGAATGTGAAACCTGGGAATCTGTAATCCAAGCCATTGACAAAGGACTTAAACCTTTTACTACTCATCTTCTTAGAGAAGTAACTCAGGATGATATCGTTAGACTTACAGAAATAAAAATTAAGAGAATATCAAAGTTTGATAGCTTTAAAGCAGATGAGGATATTCTAAAACTTGAGGAGCAAATTGCAGTCATTAAAAATCACTTGGCTAATCTAGTCGATTATGCGGTTGATTATTTTAAAAATCTGAAAAAGAAATACGGTGAACACAGGGATAGAAGAACAGAAATAAAAACTTTTGATAATATTATTGCGACCAAAGTTGTTGCTAAAAATCAAAAACTTTACGTCAATAAAGAAGAAGGATTCATCGGCACTAGTATGCGTAAAGATGAATTTGTTTGTAATTGTTCTGATATCGATGAAATAATAGTATTTAGAAAAGATGGTAAAGTCGTAGTTACCAAGGTTGATAAAAAGACCTTTGTTGGTAAAAATATCATACACGTTGCTGTGTTTAAGAAAAAAGATGATAGAACTACTTACAACATGATTTATACCAATGGGGTTACTAAAAACTCCTACATGAAGCGTTTTCACATCACTAGCTCAACAAGAGACAAAGAATATGACCTTACCAAAAATGGAAAAGGGGAAGTCATTTACTTTTCTGCAAACCCAAATGGTGAAGCTGAAAAAGTTACCGTTCACTTAAGAGCATTACAGCGTCTAAAAAAGCTAAAAATTGATATCGATTTTTCTGAATTAGCTATAAAAGGTAAGCTATCTATGGGTAACCTTGTTTGTAAAACCCCCATCAAAAAAATTGAACTTAAAGAAGAAGGCGTATCAACATTATCTGCTAGAAAAATTTGGTTTGACGATGTGATAAATAAACTGAATATAGAAGAAAGAGGTAAGTATTTAGGCAAGTTTGAAGCAGATGATAAAATACTTGTTGTTCAAAAATCTGGTGTTTTACAACTCATCAACTTCGATTTAGGTAGACATTTTAATGATGATATTTTACTAATTGAAAAGTGGAAAAAAGAAAGACCGCTTACAGCAGTTTACTTTGACAATGCCAAAGACTGTTACTATGTAAAGCGATTTCTCGCCGTTAATAATGACAAAGCAACTTCTATAATCAGTGATTCTAAAGGTTCATTTTTAGAAATTATTACTTCACATCCTGCTCCTGAATTGGATATATCTTTCATTAAAGAAAGAGGTAAAGAAAGGAAAGAAGAAAATATCATTTTAAACGATTTTATTGCCATTAAGGGAGAAAATGCTCAGGGTAACAAATTGAGTTCTAAAAAAGTCCATAAACTCACTTTAATTGAGAAAGAAATCGAAGAAGAAGTTGTTGTTGATGATGTTAGTGCTTCAGAATTATCCGATGAAAAAAATGAGTCAGAACCAATAGAAAATGAAACAGATTCTGAAACTAAAATTATAATTGACGAGGATAGTACTGACAATCAGTTTAAACTTGAGCTTTAA